In the genome of Rhodoferax sp. BAB1, one region contains:
- a CDS encoding SirB2 family protein, which translates to MDWIVHYPALRHLHMGLAFTSGALFALRGAAVLTRQRWPLHPVLGRVSAIIDTGLLAAALRLLWELRLNPLLTPWLQVKLAVLPLYIVLGMLALKYARRREAKALCYIGALACYGFMVSVALTHSPWGLFASWDD; encoded by the coding sequence ATGGATTGGATCGTCCACTACCCGGCCCTGCGCCATCTGCACATGGGCCTGGCCTTCACCAGCGGTGCCCTGTTCGCGCTGCGCGGCGCGGCCGTGCTGACCCGCCAGCGCTGGCCCCTGCACCCCGTGCTGGGACGGGTCAGCGCCATCATCGACACCGGCCTGCTGGCCGCGGCCCTGCGCCTGCTGTGGGAGCTGCGCCTCAACCCCCTGCTCACGCCCTGGCTGCAGGTCAAGCTGGCCGTGCTACCGCTGTACATCGTGCTGGGCATGCTCGCACTCAAGTACGCACGACGGCGGGAAGCCAAGGCGCTGTGTTACATCGGTGCGCTGGCCTGCTACGGTTTCATGGTGTCGGTGGCACTGACCCACTCGCCCTGGGGGCTGTTCGCCAGTTGGGACGACTGA
- a CDS encoding DUF808 domain-containing protein: protein MAGTTLLTLIDDIATILDDVATMTKVAARKTAGVLGDDLALNAQQVTGVQADRELPVVWAVARGSMINKAILVPAALLISWLAPWLITPLLMLGGAFLCFEGFEKLAHKWLHSPEEDEAEHQKTLQALADPAVDLVAFEREKIKGAVRTDFILSAEIVVITLGTVAAASLMQRVGVLVGISLLMTVGVYGLVAGIVKLDDLGLRLQRSASGFAQAVGTGLLRAAPWLMKTLSVVGTAAMFMVGGGILLHGWPALAHAVEAWAAGWGSLLAAVINTLAGAAVGVVAGALVLAVVMGVQRLRR from the coding sequence ATGGCCGGAACCACCCTGTTAACACTGATCGACGACATCGCCACCATCCTCGATGATGTGGCCACCATGACCAAGGTCGCCGCGCGCAAGACCGCCGGCGTGCTGGGCGACGACCTGGCGCTCAATGCCCAGCAGGTCACCGGGGTGCAGGCCGACCGCGAACTGCCCGTGGTCTGGGCCGTGGCTCGGGGCTCGATGATCAACAAGGCCATCCTGGTGCCTGCGGCCCTGCTGATCAGCTGGCTGGCGCCCTGGCTGATCACGCCGCTGCTGATGCTGGGCGGGGCTTTCCTCTGTTTCGAGGGTTTCGAGAAACTCGCGCACAAGTGGCTGCACAGCCCCGAAGAGGACGAAGCCGAACACCAGAAGACGCTGCAGGCCCTGGCCGATCCGGCGGTGGACCTGGTGGCCTTCGAACGCGAGAAGATCAAGGGCGCGGTGCGCACCGACTTCATCCTCTCGGCCGAGATCGTGGTCATCACCCTGGGCACGGTGGCGGCGGCCTCGCTGATGCAGCGCGTGGGTGTGCTGGTGGGCATCTCCCTGCTGATGACGGTGGGGGTGTATGGCCTGGTGGCGGGCATCGTCAAGCTCGACGACCTGGGCCTGCGCCTGCAGCGTTCGGCTTCGGGTTTTGCGCAGGCCGTGGGCACGGGCCTGCTGCGGGCCGCGCCCTGGCTCATGAAGACGCTGTCGGTCGTGGGCACGGCCGCCATGTTCATGGTGGGCGGCGGCATCCTGCTGCACGGCTGGCCGGCCCTGGCCCATGCGGTCGAGGCCTGGGCCGCGGGCTGGGGCAGCCTGCTGGCGGCTGTGATCAACACCTTGGCCGGCGCCGCGGTGGGTGTGGTGGCCGGTGCGCTGGTGCTGGCCGTGGTGATGGGGGTGCAGCGCCTGCGCCGCTGA
- a CDS encoding N-acetylmuramoyl-L-alanine amidase yields MIQRRELIQAGTLVLLLGRAQLASGAAIVAVRVWPAEDYSRVTLESDTELKARQSFIGQPPRLAVDIEGIELNPALRELVAKVLPEDPNIAGIRVGQYAPGVVRLVIDLKQAIKPQVFTLKPIEPYQHRLVFDLYPTQPPDPLAALIAERLGQKGPAPAASAPRSDTDPLGDLIARHADKAPAPGLPPVPALPARGNGTDRLIIIALDPGHGGEDPGAIGRNGTREKDVVLRIARRLRDRINASSVNGHTLRAYLTRDGDFFVPLHVRVQKARQVQADLFVSIHADAFYTPRPQGASVFALSHGGASSSAARWMAAKENKADQIGGINVKAKDAQVQRALLDMSTSAQIKDSLQLGGTLLSEIGRVGKLHKPRVEQAGFAVLKAPDIPSVLVEAAFISNPEEEAKLNSEAYQEQLAQALMRGIEGYFAKNPPLARNRSV; encoded by the coding sequence ATGATCCAGCGGCGCGAACTGATCCAGGCCGGCACCCTGGTGCTGCTGCTGGGCCGCGCCCAGCTGGCCAGCGGTGCGGCCATCGTGGCCGTGCGCGTCTGGCCGGCCGAGGACTACTCGCGCGTCACGCTCGAATCGGACACCGAACTCAAGGCCAGGCAGAGTTTCATCGGCCAGCCGCCACGCCTCGCGGTGGACATCGAGGGCATCGAGCTCAACCCCGCGCTGCGCGAGCTGGTGGCCAAGGTGCTGCCCGAGGACCCCAACATCGCCGGCATCCGCGTGGGCCAGTACGCGCCCGGCGTGGTGCGCCTGGTGATCGACCTCAAGCAGGCCATCAAGCCCCAGGTCTTCACGCTCAAACCCATCGAGCCCTACCAGCACCGTCTGGTCTTCGACCTCTACCCCACCCAGCCGCCCGACCCGCTGGCCGCGCTGATTGCCGAGCGCCTGGGGCAGAAAGGACCGGCCCCCGCCGCCTCGGCACCGCGCAGCGACACCGACCCGCTGGGCGACCTGATCGCGCGCCATGCCGACAAGGCGCCCGCACCAGGCCTGCCCCCCGTGCCCGCGCTGCCAGCGCGCGGCAACGGGACCGACCGCCTCATCATCATCGCGCTGGACCCCGGCCACGGCGGCGAGGACCCCGGTGCCATCGGCCGCAACGGCACGCGCGAGAAGGACGTGGTGCTGCGCATCGCGCGCCGCCTGCGCGACCGCATCAACGCCAGCAGCGTCAACGGCCACACCCTGCGCGCCTACCTCACGCGCGACGGTGACTTCTTCGTGCCCCTGCACGTGCGTGTGCAGAAGGCGCGCCAGGTGCAGGCCGACCTCTTCGTCAGCATCCACGCCGACGCCTTCTACACACCGCGCCCCCAGGGGGCCAGCGTGTTCGCGCTGAGCCACGGCGGGGCGTCGAGCAGCGCGGCACGCTGGATGGCTGCCAAGGAAAACAAGGCCGACCAGATCGGCGGCATCAACGTCAAGGCCAAGGATGCGCAGGTGCAGCGCGCCCTGCTGGACATGAGCACCAGCGCGCAGATCAAGGACAGCCTGCAGCTCGGCGGCACCCTGCTCAGCGAGATCGGCCGGGTGGGCAAGCTGCACAAGCCGCGCGTGGAGCAGGCCGGTTTTGCCGTGCTGAAAGCCCCGGACATACCCAGCGTGCTGGTGGAAGCCGCCTTCATCAGCAACCCTGAGGAGGAGGCCAAGCTCAACAGCGAGGCCTACCAGGAGCAGCTGGCCCAGGCGCTGATGCGCGGCATCGAGGGTTATTTCGCCAAGAACCCGCCGCTGGCGCGCAACCGCAGCGTCTGA
- the tsaE gene encoding tRNA (adenosine(37)-N6)-threonylcarbamoyltransferase complex ATPase subunit type 1 TsaE has protein sequence MTAAERHEAIVETRILPDESATQALAAVLAAQPSLRNAFIELHGNLGAGKTTLVRHLLRALGVSGRIKSPTYAVVEPHEVPGLNIWHFDFYRFSDPREWEDAGLRDLFASPGLKLAEWPEKASGLLPVADLAITLQVQADESRLATLTAGTPAGAALLQGLREVQK, from the coding sequence TTGACTGCTGCTGAACGTCACGAAGCCATTGTAGAAACCCGCATCCTGCCTGACGAATCCGCCACGCAGGCCCTGGCCGCCGTGCTGGCGGCACAGCCGTCCCTCCGCAACGCCTTTATCGAGCTGCACGGCAACCTGGGCGCCGGCAAGACCACCCTGGTGCGCCACCTGCTGCGGGCCCTGGGCGTGAGCGGCCGCATCAAGAGCCCCACCTACGCCGTGGTCGAGCCGCACGAAGTGCCGGGCCTCAACATCTGGCATTTCGACTTCTACCGCTTCAGCGACCCGCGCGAATGGGAAGACGCGGGCTTACGCGACCTGTTCGCCAGCCCCGGCCTCAAGCTGGCCGAGTGGCCCGAGAAGGCGAGCGGCCTGCTGCCCGTGGCCGATCTGGCCATCACACTGCAGGTGCAGGCCGACGAATCACGCCTGGCCACACTGACGGCCGGTACGCCTGCGGGTGCGGCCCTGCTGCAGGGCCTGCGCGAGGTACAGAAATGA
- a CDS encoding DedA family protein, which translates to MELITFLLDFILHVDKHLEAFVQAYGAWVYALLFLIVFVETGVVVMPFLPGDSLLFVVGALAGAGLLSYPVAVVVLLAAAILGDQCNYSIGRYFGPKVFQWEDSRFFNKRAFQRAHDFYETYGGITIIVARFMPFLRTFVPFVGGVAEMSRVKFTLYNIVGAFIWVLGICTAGYFLGSLPWVKANLDKIIWAMILIPGLVVIYGSWKAHRQASRT; encoded by the coding sequence ATGGAACTCATCACATTTCTGCTCGACTTCATCCTCCACGTGGACAAGCACCTGGAGGCCTTCGTGCAGGCCTACGGTGCCTGGGTCTATGCGCTGCTCTTCCTCATCGTCTTCGTCGAGACCGGCGTCGTGGTCATGCCCTTCCTGCCGGGGGACTCGCTGCTCTTCGTGGTGGGGGCCCTGGCCGGCGCCGGCCTGCTGAGCTACCCGGTGGCGGTGGTCGTGCTGCTGGCGGCGGCCATCCTGGGGGACCAGTGCAACTATTCCATCGGGCGTTACTTCGGCCCCAAGGTCTTCCAGTGGGAGGATTCGCGCTTTTTCAACAAGCGCGCCTTCCAGCGCGCGCACGACTTCTACGAAACCTACGGCGGCATCACCATCATCGTCGCGCGGTTCATGCCCTTCCTGCGCACCTTCGTGCCCTTCGTCGGCGGCGTGGCCGAGATGAGCCGCGTGAAGTTCACGCTCTACAACATCGTGGGTGCCTTCATCTGGGTGCTGGGCATCTGCACCGCGGGTTATTTCCTGGGCAGCCTGCCCTGGGTCAAGGCCAACCTGGACAAGATCATCTGGGCCATGATCCTGATCCCCGGCCTGGTCGTGATCTATGGCAGCTGGAAAGCGCATCGCCAGGCCAGCCGCACCTGA